The following coding sequences lie in one Monomorium pharaonis isolate MP-MQ-018 chromosome 1, ASM1337386v2, whole genome shotgun sequence genomic window:
- the LOC105834065 gene encoding uncharacterized protein LOC105834065, translating into MECPEAVERGRNFRLLAEEELSKLLDFLTEYLPESLKFQQTVLTYMRDRVWEFHFYVANDWPEDAICLHFPGMTLSPHGLVYESVGVFCPNDRLELLRLLREEDILIDWSRPLYINFVHRDIAEELTRLYEGIGTIETVVGDVCACDFKQEGESHQEVDQESDSDVQVRPLKAEHAEGIHELYPANDMECHEIFLRLIRTLPAAGVFAKGSLAAWMVQSYYGAMFSMQTKPEYRRKGYGTKLVRYLTKRVAEKGYYPFVVIRPENEASQNLYKKLGFRRLYQLVRMIFTPFTWQESENDANILRGNLDNAVRQLTIEQRVITALHGGQERSEETIVRNPAGIAEDESIVDKSEKGEEIEEKLVETIEERSVERIDVADSTTKEDAPEVVEVNGSCDYETDAGSGGGGDN; encoded by the exons ATGGAGTGCCCCGAAGCGGTAGAACGAGGTCGGAATTTTCGTCTACTAGCCGAAGAGGAATTATCTAAGCTCTTGGATTTTCTTACGGAATATTTGCCTGAATCGTTAAAG tttCAACAAACCGTATTAACTTATATGCGAGATAGAGTCTGGGAATTTCATTTCTACGTGGCTAATGATTGGCCCGAAGATGCAATCTGCTTACATTTTCCTGGAATGACATTATCt CCCCACGGTTTGGTGTACGAGAGCGTCGGTGTCTTCTGTCCGAACGATCGATTGGAGCTGCTTCGCCTTCTCCGAGAGGAGGACATTCTAATAGACTGGTCGAGACCCttgtacattaattttgttcaTCGTGACATTGCTGAAGAGTTAACGCGTCTTTACGAAGGTATCGGCACCATCGAGACAGTGGTAGGCGATGTCTGTGCGTGTGACTTCAAGCAAGAGGGGGAGAGCCATCAGGAGGTGGACCAAGAGTCCGACTCCGATGTCCAGGTGCGACCTCTCAAGGCCGAGCACGCCGAGGGGATCCACGAATTGTATCCAGCGAATGATATGGAGTGCCACGAGATTTTCCTTCGACTTATCAGAACTCTACCTGCAGCAGGAGTATTCGCAAAGGGTAGCCTGGCCGCATGGATGGTCCAATCCTATTACGGAGCTATGTTTTCCATGCAGACCAAACCGGAATATCGTAGGAAGGGTTACGGGACAAAATTAGTAAG GTACCTGACAAAACGCGTAGCCGAGAAAGGGTATTATCCGTTTGTAGTTATACGTCCAGAAAATGAAGCTAGCCAAAACTTGTACAAGAAGCTGGGGTTTAGACGGCTCTACCAGCTCGTTCGAATGATCTTTACACCTTTCACGTGGCAAGAGAGTGAGAACGACGCGAATATTCTTAGGGGTAACTTGGACAACGCCGTAAGACAGCTCACGATCGAGCAGAGGGTAATAACGGCGTTACACGGCGGTCAAGAGAGAAGTGAGGAGACGATAGTGAGGAATCCTGCGGGAATCGCGGAAGACGAGTCGATTGTAGACAAGTCCGAAAAGGGTGAAGAGATCGAGGAGAAACTCGTCGAAACCATCGAGGAACGGTCCGTAGAGAGGATAGATGTCGCGGACAGCACGACAAAGGAAGATGCGCCGGAAGTTGTGGAAGTTAATGGCTCTTGCGACTATGAGACGGATGCCGGgagtggtggtggtggtgacaACTAA